One window from the genome of Cryptomeria japonica chromosome 6, Sugi_1.0, whole genome shotgun sequence encodes:
- the LOC131051030 gene encoding uncharacterized protein LOC131051030 has translation MGQRIYVKVFEDDDIDSLDIRWDDMVDYYDALPSVLAGLIGGFMSWEEITWVTGWIGVHIGEDGGGDGGDDGGGGGDRGDRGGIDGGRRGGGVSDGGKRGGGRDHDKDGGQGRGRDGGRDEGRGGGVGEDIGAVGGDFGGDEEEGEEEDP, from the exons ATGGGACAACGAATTTATGTtaaagtgtttgaggatgatgatatAGATAGCCTGGATATTAGATGGGATGACATGGTTGACTACTATGATGCATTGCCATCAGTACTTGCAGGATTGATAGGTGGATTTATGTCCTGGGAGGAGATCACATGGGTTACTGGTTGGATAGGGGTGCATATTGGAGAAGATG GAGGcggagatggaggagatgatgggggTGGCGGAGGAGATAGAGGCGATAGAGGAGGGATAGATGGAGGTAGGAGGGGTGGAGGTGTTAGTGATGGAGGCAAGAGGGGTGGAGGAAGAGATCATGATAAAGATGGTGGTCAAGGTAGAGgcagagatggagggagagatgaaGGACGAGGTGGAGGAGTTGGTGAGGATATTGGAGCAGTTggtggggattttggaggagatgaggaggagggTGAGGAGGAGGATCCATAG